A window of Oscillatoria sp. FACHB-1406 contains these coding sequences:
- the nrtS gene encoding nitrate/nitrite transporter NrtS — protein MVLWHNLFDVRFSWTAIRVALLVGTILFVINHGRAFLDGTMNRERWISAAFTYCVPYIVSIHGQSISQARIKAYSGSSDLAKSDRDSL, from the coding sequence ATGGTTCTTTGGCACAATCTTTTTGATGTTCGCTTTTCTTGGACGGCAATTCGAGTTGCTTTGTTAGTCGGGACTATCTTGTTTGTGATTAATCACGGTCGTGCCTTTCTAGACGGAACCATGAACAGAGAACGTTGGATATCTGCGGCTTTCACCTATTGCGTTCCCTATATCGTCAGCATTCACGGACAATCGATTAGCCAAGCGCGAATTAAAGCTTATTCTGGTTCTTCTGATTTAGCAAAATCTGATAGAGATTCTCTGTAA
- the rd gene encoding rubredoxin has protein sequence MMKYVCTVCNYIYNPEEGDPDGGIAPGTAFEDIPDDWVCPVCGAGKEDFEPLDD, from the coding sequence CTGATGAAATATGTTTGTACGGTCTGCAATTATATCTACAATCCCGAAGAGGGAGATCCGGATGGTGGTATCGCACCCGGTACTGCCTTTGAGGATATACCCGATGACTGGGTTTGTCCCGTTTGCGGGGCGGGGAAGGAAGATTTTGAACCACTGGATGATTAA
- a CDS encoding mercuric reductase, translated as MFIEKEPALQPLNEYNQTLMSRVHPPNWTNPKPADCYDLIVLGAGTAGLVVAAGTAGLGLGLKVALIEKGLMGGDCLNVGCVPSKCLIRSGRAAAEVRDAEVFGVRAQSTEVDFTAVMQRMRKIRAEISENDSAERFRNLGVDVFLGTAQFTSKETVSVSGQELRFKKAVIATGARASRPNLPGLAEAGYLTNETVFSLTECPKRLAVIGGGPIGCELAQAFGRLGSEVILLHKHGHLLDREDPDAAKILQQQLQQENLHLILDCKLERVEVTPEGKAIYYRQNGTTQSIIVDEILVGAGRAPNVEGLNLEAVGVDCDSQRGVFVNDYLQTSNPRIYAAGDICMDWKFTHAADAAARIVIKNLFFSPFGLGRSKLSDLIMPWVTYTDPEIARVGLDEKQAKDKGLKVDAIAIPLEKVDRALADGETEGFVKIIHERGRIIGATIVARHAGEMLNEITLAIATKQGLSAIAGIIHPYPTQAEAIKKAADAYRRTLLTPRAQFFLKLLSKLS; from the coding sequence ATGTTCATCGAAAAAGAACCTGCCCTACAACCGCTCAACGAATACAATCAAACCCTAATGTCCCGCGTTCATCCCCCCAATTGGACGAACCCAAAACCGGCAGATTGCTACGATTTAATCGTGCTGGGTGCGGGAACGGCGGGACTTGTCGTAGCAGCAGGAACGGCGGGCTTGGGATTAGGTTTAAAAGTGGCGCTAATTGAAAAAGGTTTGATGGGCGGCGATTGCCTTAATGTTGGTTGCGTTCCTTCTAAATGTTTGATTCGTTCGGGGCGCGCTGCTGCTGAGGTGCGAGATGCAGAAGTTTTTGGGGTACGGGCGCAATCTACTGAAGTCGATTTTACTGCCGTTATGCAGCGAATGCGAAAAATTCGAGCAGAAATTAGCGAGAATGATTCTGCCGAGCGTTTTCGCAATTTAGGCGTTGATGTGTTCTTAGGAACCGCTCAATTTACGAGTAAGGAAACGGTTAGCGTTAGCGGGCAGGAATTACGATTTAAAAAAGCAGTTATTGCGACAGGCGCGCGTGCAAGTCGTCCGAACTTACCAGGATTGGCAGAAGCGGGATATTTAACCAATGAAACGGTTTTTTCGCTAACAGAATGTCCGAAACGTTTAGCGGTTATTGGTGGCGGGCCGATTGGTTGCGAATTGGCGCAGGCTTTTGGGCGTTTGGGAAGCGAGGTAATATTGCTGCACAAACACGGACATTTACTCGATCGCGAAGATCCCGATGCGGCTAAGATTCTTCAACAACAATTACAGCAAGAAAATCTTCATCTTATCCTCGATTGCAAGTTAGAACGGGTAGAAGTTACGCCCGAAGGTAAAGCGATTTATTACCGACAGAATGGCACAACTCAAAGCATTATTGTCGATGAAATCTTAGTCGGGGCAGGGCGCGCGCCCAATGTGGAAGGCTTGAATTTAGAAGCGGTCGGCGTTGATTGCGATTCACAACGCGGCGTTTTTGTCAACGATTATTTACAAACCAGTAATCCTCGCATTTACGCAGCAGGGGATATTTGTATGGATTGGAAATTCACTCATGCTGCCGATGCTGCGGCGCGGATTGTTATTAAGAATTTATTCTTTTCTCCGTTTGGATTGGGGCGGAGTAAATTGAGCGATTTAATAATGCCTTGGGTGACGTATACCGATCCTGAAATTGCGCGGGTGGGTTTGGATGAAAAACAAGCAAAGGATAAGGGTTTGAAGGTAGACGCGATCGCGATTCCGCTTGAAAAAGTCGATCGCGCCCTCGCCGATGGAGAAACGGAAGGTTTTGTTAAAATTATCCACGAACGAGGGCGTATTATTGGGGCAACAATTGTAGCACGCCATGCGGGAGAAATGCTCAATGAAATCACTCTCGCGATCGCGACTAAACAAGGACTGAGCGCAATTGCAGGTATTATTCATCCCTACCCTACCCAAGCCGAAGCCATTAAAAAAGCAGCCGATGCTTATCGCCGCACCTTATTAACGCCGCGCGCTCAATTCTTTTTAAAACTTTTGAGCAAGTTAAGCTGA